A section of the Triticum dicoccoides isolate Atlit2015 ecotype Zavitan chromosome 7A, WEW_v2.0, whole genome shotgun sequence genome encodes:
- the LOC119329608 gene encoding transmembrane emp24 domain-containing protein p24beta2-like — protein MVGLSWTRACVLALCIMLFLHPAAAIRFVIDREECFSHNVEYEGDTVHVSFVVIKADTPWHYSEDGVDLVVKDPNGAQVRDSRDKISDKFEFIVQKRGVHRFCFTNKSPYHETIDFDVHVGHYSYFDQHAKDEHFSPLFEQIAKLDEALYNIQFEQHWLEAQTDRQAILNENMSRRAIHKALFESAVLIAASVIQVYLLRRLFERKLGTSRV, from the exons ATGGTGGGGCTGAGTTGGACAAGGGCTTGTGTCTTGGCCCTCTGCATCATGCTGTTCTTGCACCCGGCTGCGGCTATCCGCTTTGTGATTGATAGGGAGGAGTGTTTCTCGCATAACGTGGAATATGAGGGGGATACTGTTCATGTATCCTTTGTGGTGATCAAGGCTGACACTCCGTGGCATTATAGCGAGGATGGGGTGGATCTTGTG GTTAAAGATCCTAATGGAGCTCAAGTCCGTGACTCTCGTGACAAAATTAGTGACAAATTTGAGTTCATAGTTCAGAAGAGAGGTGTCCATCGCTTCTGCTTCACCAATAAATCCCCATATCACGAAACCATAGACTTTGATGTGCATGTTGGACATTATTCATATTTTGACCAGCATGCGAAAGATG AACATTTTTCACCGTTGTTCGAACAAATTGCTAAGTTGGATGAAGCACTTTACAACATTCAGTTTGAGCAGCACTGGCTGGAGGCCCAAACCGACCGGCAAGCAATAT TGAACGAGAATATGAGCAGGAGGGCCATCCACAAGGCGCTTTTCGAGTCGGCTGTGCTCATCGCAGCCAGCGTCATTCAAGTCTACCTGTTGCGCCGACTCTTCGAGCGCAAGCTGGGGACATCTAGGGTCTAA